The following proteins are encoded in a genomic region of Bubalus kerabau isolate K-KA32 ecotype Philippines breed swamp buffalo chromosome 15, PCC_UOA_SB_1v2, whole genome shotgun sequence:
- the SERPINH1 gene encoding serpin H1: MRALLLISTICLLARALAAEVKKPAAAAAPGTAEKLSPKAATLAERSAGLAFSLYQAMAKDQAVENILLSPVVVASSLGLVSLGGKAATASQAKAVLSAEQLRDDEVHAGLGELLRSLSNSTARNVTWKLGSRLYGPSSVSFAEDFVRSSKQHYNCEHSKINFRDKRSALQSINEWAAQTTDGKLPEVTKDVERTDGALLVNAMFFKPHWDERFHHKMVDNRGFMVTRSYTVGVTMMHRTGLYNYYDDEKEKLQMVEMPLAHKLSSLIIIMPHHVEPLERLEKLLTKEQLKVWMGKMQKKAVAISLPKGVVEVTHDLQKHLAGLGLTEAIDKNKADLSRMSGKKDLYLASVFHATAFEWDTDGNPFDQDIYGREELRSPKLFYADHPFIFLVRDTQSGSLLFIGRLVRPKGDKMRDEL; this comes from the exons ATGCGTGCCCTCCTGCTCATCAGCACCATCTGCCTCCTGGCCAGGGCCCTGGCCGCTGAGGTGAAGAAACCTGCGGCTGCAGCAGCTCCGGGGACCGCGGAGAAGCTGAGCCCCAAGGCGGCCACGCTGGCTGAGCGCAGCGCCGGCCTGGCCTTCAGCCTATACCAGGCCATGGCCAAGGACCAGGCGGTGGAGAACATCCTGCTGTCACCCGTGGTGGTGGCCTCGTCCCTGGGGCTCGTGTCGCTGGGCGGCAAGGCGGCCACGGCATCGCAGGCCAAAGCGGTGCTGAGCGCCGAGCAGCTGCGCGACGACGAGGTGCACGCGGGCCTGGGCGAGCTGCTGCGCTCGCTCAGCAACAGCACGGCGCGCAACGTCACCTGGAAGCTGGGCAGCCGCCTGTACGGGCCCAGCTCCGTGAGCTTCGCAGAGGACTTCGTGCGCAGCAGCAAGCAGCACTACAACTGTGAGCACTCCAAGATCAACTTCCGCGACAAGCGGAGCGCCCTGCAGTCCATCAACGAGTGGGCGGCGCAGACCACCGACGGCAAGCTGCCCGAGGTCACCAAGGATGTGGAGCGCACCGATGGCGCGCTGCTGGTCAATGCCATGTTCTTCAAGC CGCACTGGGACGAGAGATTCCACCACAAGATGGTGGACAACCGAGGCTTCATGGTGACCCGTTCCTATACCGTGGGTGTCACCATGATGCACCGGACAG GTCTCTACAACTACTATGATGACGAGAAGGAGAAGCTGCAGATGGTGGAGATGCCTCTGGCGCACAAGCTGTCCAGCCTCATCATCATCATGCCCCACCATGTGGAACCCCTTGAACGCCTGGAAAAGCTGCTGACCAAAGAGCAGCTGAAAGTCTGGATGGGAAAAATGCAGAAGAAGGCTGTGGCCATCTCCCTGCCCAAGGGAGTGGTGGAGGTGACCCACGACTTACAG AAAcacttggctgggctgggtctgaCCGAGGCCATCGACAAGAACAAGGCAGACCTGTCTCGCATGTCGGGCAAGAAGGACCTATACCTGGCCAGCGTGTTCCACGCCACTGCCTTCGAGTGGGACACGGACGGCAACCCCTTCGACCAGGACATCTATGGGCGTGAGGAGCTGCGCAGCCCCAAGCTCTTCTACGCCGACCACCCCTTCATCTTCCTGGTTCGAGACACCCAGAGCGGCTCTCTGCTGTTCATTGGGCGCCTAGTCCGGCCCAAGGGCGACAAGATGCGAGACGAGTTGTAG